The genomic DNA GATTAAATATCTGCATTATCATGAATACAACGGTGTATCCAGACACATCTACGTCACTCAtatgttcatgtatatatacccGACCTCACAGTTAGTTATGAGACTACCTTCATGTGGCATGCAATGCAGTTATCTCTCACCAGAACTTGTTTCGTGAAACTTTTGTCAACTCAAAATGTAAATTGGGCAATGTTCCACCCTGACATAAAATGTCATGTAAATGAGATTAGTGGTTTTGACCTCATCATTTGTTAGGATCTGTGTGTTAGATTTAGGTGGAAGGAAGCTATTGGTAGaaactgaatattaaataatcctgatgatgttttcactaatgtgtaatcatctaaattgttcGAACCGTGTTTTCTCTACCCTAGAGAAAACACGGTTCTCTAGAAAGGGCCCTTTATATTAAagtcaggagcaggtcctctctatgaAGGTCGACATgttactaaccaggcccgaccctgcttagcttccgagatcggacgagatcgggcgtgttcagggtggtatggccgtaagcgaaagacccaagtcacaataccttatttaaacatgtgaaccaccaccatggtgaatactgttgtcgctttgtgaccattgaaactgggcttttattgttatgtaatgttaaggaaagagaagctcaaggtgcaattttgtcacaatattgcaagaataaatcattacaattttcaataattgtcttcagtgataaactcctggtttcatacactgtttcttcttttgatggtgagtaaactcgctgctctttcatccttctctccaaatatgacattttgagaatgatatgttactactacataaataaagtagtggtttgaacatgaaaagtcacttgaatgttcattctgttccttcagcgatgatctgtgtgtgtgttccatatcctttgtttctttgatggccagtcttttatggtctttcctgctctttccaagacgtttctcctgtgaagcagcagcaacagcaccctctgctggttgcaaagaaaattggaaaaagcttacagcacctggtattcccaggcggtctcccatccaagtactaaccaggcccgaccctgcttagcttccgagatcgggcgtgttttttttttcttttattataaaataaatcagtttttatgtACAAGAAAACTTGAATTCCAATGTAacatcacacaaaaaaataaataatatcaaatgcaaacaaaaaacCATCAGCTTCTACCAAATAGGCCCTCCTGCCAAGTATTATGCAAAACTATACATCAGTTTTCCTTTGTGATTGACAGAAATGAAACTGCATCCCTTAACAAAGTGTTGAAATTCTTCCTTTTCATACTTAAAAATTAAACTTATATCTTTTTTCAACCCCGATACAAAGTAGGCCCAGACAGATATTATTCTTTGTTCAAAATGTGCTAGATTCCTTCTTAGCCATATAGCATATCTAGCGTGACTTAGTACATAGtttatcatatttatgtttattttctctttcttttcccatactccaaagaaaacaatttttttccagTCCTTTCCCTCAAAGTACTGCTTCCCCCAGTTCTTTTGCAAGAAATCCTTTAACTTCGTGAGAAAAATCTTAAGTTTGTCACACTCATAATACAAATGCATTAATGTTTCCGGATCAGTTTTGCATATATCGCATTCCCTTCttacattcttatttatttggtGTATCACCACATTTGTGTACAGTCTTGTGCCgtaatttaaagtcatgatcCTGACATTCTATACTATTCTTGCTTACATTCCACTGCTTCCATATTTGATTTCCTTCCATACCTGGGAACACCTTTTCCCAAACCTTTTCCGATGCAGGTTCCTTAAATTCATTTTGGATCAGCGCTTTGTAGTAGTCTTTTACCTTTGAATCACTTAGTGGCCTTTTCTCACCATTATTTTCCATATATAACTCGGGGAACgttattttcttttctataACCACGCTATTTTCTATCTGCCTCACCCAATCTATTGGTATGCTTCCTTTGATTTtatcatacatatttacagtagTTGTTTCATTCAGTTCTTCGTCATACTCCTTAACTGCGTCTACTATAGCCTGGTCCCTTAGAAACCCAGGTATGAATTCATATAGGCAATCTTTTATTTGCGTTAGCcggaataacatttttttttatcccatagcatgttattgttcatttttatCAATGGGTTACACCATATTGGTTGATTTATTACCTGACTGTATTTTGtgcattcatatttaatgtttattctgtatttCCCCCATGCATCAAACACCTCTTAATAATATCTTGGCACTTTCTCATATATGGAgcttttcattatcattattagaccgttttcttcacatcttccatttttatataaatattcccTAAAAACATTTTTCCATCCATAATCAACCCTATCGTACAGATAcgttttaacagttttttaagAGTTTTTATTCGTATTGCTTTTTTCTTAATATTCAAATCCACCAATTTCAATCCTCCTTCTTCATATTCCCCTATCAGTGTCTTTTGTGCTATTCTTGCCAGTTTCCCATCCCAAATGTAATTTGTAATTGTGCTGTTTAGCTCTTTGTGCACCCACTCTGGCATGTCTATCACAGTCAAGGCATAGACAATCTTGGATAGTATTAATGCATTTACCACTAAAACCTTCCCCTTTAATTTTAATCTCCTCGGCTTCCAcgcatttaatgtgtttttcactttatttattacCCCATTCCATGTCTCATCTCTcgcctccttttctttccctcccatATTTATCCCCAATATTTTCATATAATCCTTTGAAATTCTAAAAGGTATGTTACAATCACTTTGGCTTATATTTCCGACGTACATTATTGCAGTTTTGTCTATATTTACTTTAGCCCCTGCTGCTCTCCCATATACTTCCATTTTTCCCATTATCCTTTTCACgctattcatattttttaccaTACAagtggtgtcatcagcatattGCTGTATTTTGCTTTCACCTCCATTTGGCAATTTTATCCCTTCTATTTTCTTATCCTTCTTTATCATTTCCGCGAGACTTTCTGCAGTTAAGCTGTAAAGTACTGCCGATAGCGGGAACCCTTGCCTCACAGATCTCTCCAATGGAAAGGGATCCGTTATAGctccatttatttttatcctaCTCTTTGCATTTTTGTACAATAATTTAATCCAGTTGATTATTCTTTGCCCAAAACCAAATTTTTCtaatgtgcaaaataaaaaattatgcTCAACCCTATCGAAAGCTTTATTAAGGTCCATACTTAAAATAATTCCACCCTCCTTCCCTATGCATTCAATTGTGTCCCTTATTGTGCAAATAATGTCCGATATGTCCCTCCCTGGTATCCCGTACGCCTGTGTTGGTGCTATGATTGTTGgtgctgctgtttttattctgtttactAATACCTTTGCTAAAATCTTGTAATCTGTGTTTAGTACAGTTAGCGGCCTATAGTTTTCCAGTTTTCTTTTGCTTcccttatttttatatatgatcGTTATTAGTCCTGTTGCCAGCGACTCTGgtacctcctgctccttctccatctctgcaTAAATTATGCTTAAAATTGGGAGCAGCTCGTcgataaatgttttataaaattcACTTGTAAGGCCATCTGTTCCCGGACTTTTATTGGTATTTAATGACATTATTGATTCCTTTATTTCTATGTCTTTGATGTTGTCATCACACATACTTTTCTCATCATTTGTTTTCGTTTTCTTAATATTACCTAAAACTGTATTTCTATCTTCCTCCTTTGCAATTCCTTTTTTGTAtagatttttataaaatgtcccAACATTTCCAATAATGTCTACAAAATCATTTACTATCtctccattttcattttctaactCTTCAATATATaccctctcctgtttccttttttctaatCCCAAAAAATATCCTGTGCATCTCTCCCCCTTCATCGCATATTTCTCCCTACTCCTTGTTATTGCCCCCATACATTTATTCTGTTCATAAACGTCCAGTTTAGATTTCACCTTTATGTATCCttcaaccattttattttctctctttctttaaaagCCCGGACCTTTGCATATCTAATACTTATTGTCCTTATCTTTTGCTTCAGTCTTTCCCACCATAATCCCTTGTTTCTACATATGTCTATGCTATTTTTTCCATTCTCTATGCAGGCCACTATTTTCTTTCTATATCCTTCTTCCTCTAGGAGAGTATTGTTTAGGCAccacactcctcctccccttctctctatCCCAGTACCAACCTCTATAGACAGGATTGCATGGTCACCTAATGATGTGAATTTATACCCCATATTTTTTATAAGTTTAACCATTGTCTGATGTGCTATACATAAGTCTattctgctttgttttaattcccCCATTACTATttgcccgaccctgcttagcttccgagatcggacgagatcgggcgtgttcagggtggtatggccgtaagcgaaataccttatttaaacatgtgaaccaccaccatggtgaatactgttgtcgctttgtgaccattgaaactgggtttttattgttatttaatgttaaggaaagagaagctcaaggtgcaattttgtcacaatattgcaagaataaatcattacaattttcaataattgtcttcagtgataatgtcctggtttcatacactgtttcttcttttgatggtgagtaaactcgctgctctttcatccttctctccaaatatgacattttgagaatgatatgttactactacatgaataaagtagtggtttgaatatgaaaagtcacttgaatgttcattctgttccttcagcgatgatctgtgtgtgtgttccatatcctttgtttctttgatggccagacgtttctcctgtgaagcagcagcaacagcattctctgctggttgcaaagaaaattggaaaacgcttacagcacctggtattcccaggcggtctcacAGGTTTAAGATGCAAATgcccaaaattaaaaaaaagctggTTTCTACAACAGCACAAGCTGAAGCTTTTGAAACAATCTTCACAGTTCCCGGAGTTGATCATCACTGAAGATCTGTGGGCAGATAAACATGCTGTAGTGAAGAGAAGACAAAAAACCTGCAGAGATCTAAAACTATATAACTAATCTTGATCAGTGAAATAAATAGTAACAGAGCATTACTATTTGAAGAAGTGTTCATTTTAATGTCCGTAGAGGTCGTTTTAGTTGTTTCAAAATTCAACACAGAGTGGAAAAAAGATCCGATTCATCTTGATCTGCATGTTTTATATAATCAAAAACTAGAGCTGAATATGGAAATGATACCGACTTGCCACAGGCTGTTTGAAACTGATATATTAtttcaaaaagaaaaggcaTTTTTTTCGGAAGAACTAAAACAACATTGCTAAATAAATTAGTAACATATTAACAAAAATCTGATTCTgtaataaaaaagcaaaaaatgcatttatttaattattgaatACTGTATGTAAGTTGTAAGTTAATCTCGCAACAAACAAGAACCATATCATGTACAAAATCATGCACACGGCAAATATAAGTTAGATCTAATGGCCTCAAACCCTCAACCAtcagttttatatttaaaacatacatatatGTAAAGATTTCAAACATCTGAATGTAAAACAGGATTCATTTTGTTCAGGTGTGTAACATGGAACACAAATTACAGGCACTGTCTTTGAGAAGTGTCTCTGGTTATCAGTAGAAGTAGTTATAAAAGCCTCTCCAGTACCAGCAGGTACAGTTGAGGCCTGAAGCTATGAGCAGGATGACCAGGAGGGTGATGAACAGGCCGAAGCCAATGATGGTGGCGGTAACAGCCCAGATGAATGTTCTCTTGGACATGTCAATCAGGGGTGACCTGAGGGCCATCCGCACCCTACGCGCCCGCCGGCGGTCCTGGGGAGGGTACCGAGCCAAGTTGACACTCTCCATGCCCAGAGACCGGATCAGACACGCCCTCTGGTGGCTTAGCTGGTCAAAGGTGTGTTTTCCATGGTAACGGCCCATACCACTCTGACCTAGAGGAGGCACAAGAAAGTATGTGTCTTTCACCTCAAATAGCATTTCAAAGTCCTTGTCAAAGGCAGCTGGGAGAGGGCTGTATGGTGACGTTAGTCCTAATGCAACACATCTGACATCAGTTTCATCTGTAGCCTTTTTATATGGCTCTCTTTACTTATTTAATATAATTACTgtatatttctttattgtttgtatttatttgacttCGTGGAGGTTTTGCTTAGGTTTACTACCTGACTGAACACAGCAACACTGTTGTTGGGCTGCAGATATGCCAAACTGTTACACCAGATGTGCTCCTACAAGATATTTAATCTGTATACCAAAATACGAATCACCATGagctaatcccagctgacattgggcaaaaGACAGTAAATGAAAGGGCTGGTATACAGAGTTAAACAACCATTAAGGCTCACACAACACTTTCAGCTGCATATGTTTGAACTGTGGGTCAGAGTCAGTCAGAGTCAGTCTTACCAACACCACCAAACGGCAGAGAGCTGAGTGTGTAGTGCATCATCACGTCATTGACCGTCACTCCTCCACTCGTGGTTTCACCAATCATCTTTTTGGAAGCCTTTGGGAGAcaaaggaggaaaagagaaacctAAAGAATAGTTTCATctctaaatttaaatcaaatctctGTTTTCCTGCTATTTCCTCTCACCTTCTTATCACTGCAGAAGATGTACAGGGCCagaggtttctctctctcattgatGAAGTGAATGGCATCATCCATGTCACTCACAGTGACGATGGGCAGCAGAGGACCAAAGATCTCCTCCTGCATCATTCTGGATTGGGGAGGCACGTCTTTCAGGACTGTCGGGGCTTTAAGTGAAGCatcaatgttcataaaacagaaatataGACCACACAATACTGTATTGTAGTATAGTCTGAACAGAGTGTAACCTCCTACCGATGTAGCACTGTGAAGCATCACTCTGGCCTCCCACCACTGGAGTGTAACCCTCCATCAGGCCAATCACTCTGTTAAAGTGACGCTGGTTGACAATCCGGCCGTAGTCAGGTGAGCATTTGGGATCAGCTCCATAAAACTCCTGGGATAGATTAAAAAGGTCTTGATAAAACACCAGACAGCAGAGCTTTGCATTTGCATGTCAGGACAGAGCAATTTAGAGTTTAAATGTTACCAGCAGAGTTTGTCGGATGCATTCCACCACTTGACCCTGGATGCAGGGTTCACACAGGATGAAGTCTGGAGCGATACAGGTCTGACCACAGTTGACAAACTTACCCCACGTGATACGACTGCACACAAACAAGGtatggaagcattaattaacaGTGTTGATCACTGTCAGTATCTATACAAATGTACAATGtcaatgttttaaatgattaaatcacATTCAGTTACATTTCTGACACAGGCAAGTTGTATTCTGACTGTAGATGGTGCATGTTACAGTTAAATACTGTTGATATCGATTTGCTATTGTTTGCAGTTACTAAACTGACAACTAACCAAAGTGAATGACTTGAAgtgaatcaatgacatttgaaattgaaaagcttgTATGCAACCCTACCAGAATGCTTTGTTATGAGAGGAGTAGTTAAGCTCATTAACATCGCGCTaaagctagcatgctaacgctagctgatgaaatgggattgggcctaaATTGAACAGTCAGTGACTGCAATTTCCCGTAATTGTAGCTTAGTCGTGTTTTGAACATAGGGACATTTGGCATTCATCTTGTCTACATTATTGTGAGGAGGCAGTTAGCTGTGGAACTGGCTGATTTGGGTATTCACAgtctaaaggctccattatgctactccgtaatccgttacggacggacgaacAGACGgatcggacggacactttttcatttatagttgtccgtgaaaacaattcacccccagaacagtaggtggcgcaacggaagacaagcttggagaagcctacctcacaagtaatcagaagaagtccacgctgtttatttacttactccccacttctctcacacacagtgtaggctatgatggcaactaaataaaataaagtgacacccagcaggtcaaaatgcagatgtaatcgtttcttagcgcagcggttccccggtcttgtttccgaactgtgttgctaattccacagcttgaagctacactgAGCTAGCTTGCTTCCgccccagctagcttcaactccagcttccacacacagtcagcagggactcccgatactaaccactacccagtgtttgcttctaacctgacggtattgtagaaacagtgtcatgatagaagtggaattaaaagTGGAGtcaaaaacggagaagcatatatcggcctttacAGAGGTAGTCCAGGGCTAAAACTACTTGTGTGTTAAGCAAGAAGATCTCCTTG from Limanda limanda chromosome 6, fLimLim1.1, whole genome shotgun sequence includes the following:
- the LOC133003580 gene encoding aldehyde dehydrogenase, dimeric NADP-preferring-like codes for the protein MDYGVSSSVRMDRQTVQRTREAFLSGRTRPLEFRLQQLHALKRMISEKDTEISAALKQDINRSQYDTPLLELIGIENEIKLAIDKLAVWAAPRPVERNLLTISDEVYIQPEPLGVVLIIGAWNYPWALTLVPLIGAIAAGNAAVVKPSELSEYSSLLLRALLPRYLDKDLYPVVTGGVSETQELLRLRFDHVFYTGSSTVGKLVMEAAARHLTPVTLELGGKSPCYIDKNCDIRTACRRITWGKFVNCGQTCIAPDFILCEPCIQGQVVECIRQTLLEFYGADPKCSPDYGRIVNQRHFNRVIGLMEGYTPVVGGQSDASQCYIAPTVLKDVPPQSRMMQEEIFGPLLPIVTVSDMDDAIHFINEREKPLALYIFCSDKKASKKMIGETTSGGVTVNDVMMHYTLSSLPFGGVGQSGMGRYHGKHTFDQLSHQRACLIRSLGMESVNLARYPPQDRRRARRVRMALRSPLIDMSKRTFIWAVTATIIGFGLFITLLVILLIASGLNCTCWYWRGFYNYFY